In the genome of Verrucomicrobium sp., the window GCTACCGGATCGATGTGGGCTCCTCCGTCCACATCATGATTCACCTGACGCCCATCGCGCGGGACCTGGAACTGCACCGCTTCGGCCTCGAATACATCGAGATGGACCCCTGGGCCTACCACCCGGTGCCGGGCCGGGGCGGCATCTCCTTTTACCGGGACGTCGAAAAGACCTGCGCGAGCATCGCCGCCTTTTCCCAAAAGGACGCGGAGAGCTACCGCCGCTTTTGCGAGGTCTGGGGGGAGCTGAATGAGGGGATCTTCGAGACCTTCCTCCAGCCGCCGACGCCGGGCCGGATCTTCGGCACGATTTTCAAGCGCAACCTCCTGCGCCCCCGCTCGCGCAAGCTCTGGTCCTCCCTGGACCTTTCCCGCCAGCTCATGGCCCCCTACGGGCAGGTTTTGGAGGAGTGGTTCGAGGACCCGCACGTCCGCGCCGCGCTGGGCTGGCTTTCCGCCCAGTCCGGCCCGCCGCCGGGGGAGGTGGCCAGCGGCGACATGCTGGGCTGGAACGCGATGATCCACAAAAGCGGGGCGAAGCGGGCCAAGGGCGGCAGCGGCATGCTGACCCAGGCCCTGGCCGCGCGGCTGCGGGAGGACGGCGGGGAGATCCTGACCTCCGCCCCCGTCTCCGCCCTGGCGCGGGAGGCGGGCGGCTGGCGGGTGGAGCACGCGGGCGGGGCCCTGCGGGCCAAGGCCGTCGTCGGCGCCTGCCACGTGCAGACCCTGTTCTCCCTGGTCGCGGAGACGCCGGAGGAGCTGCGCCGCCGCGTGGGCCGCATCCGCGTGGGGAACGGTTTCGGCATGATCGTCC includes:
- a CDS encoding NAD(P)/FAD-dependent oxidoreductase; this translates as MQYGAMFDVAVIGAGHNGLVAACYLAKAGLKVAVLERRPVVGGAVCTQDDLIPGYRIDVGSSVHIMIHLTPIARDLELHRFGLEYIEMDPWAYHPVPGRGGISFYRDVEKTCASIAAFSQKDAESYRRFCEVWGELNEGIFETFLQPPTPGRIFGTIFKRNLLRPRSRKLWSSLDLSRQLMAPYGQVLEEWFEDPHVRAALGWLSAQSGPPPGEVASGDMLGWNAMIHKSGAKRAKGGSGMLTQALAARLREDGGEILTSAPVSALAREAGGWRVEHAGGALRAKAVVGACHVQTLFSLVAETPEELRRRVGRIRVGNGFGMIVRHAVEELPQYDEAPGPQPHHAAMQLLCPSLDYLDAGYRDFAAGRPPENPSVVAMTFTAIDPTLAPPGKHLLYTWGQYHPYQLRNGEDWDAIAEREADKLYEVVCRHAPNMRGKMLARHIQTPLELERTLGLLRGNVMHTEMSLDQMFFFRPLPELSAYKTPLPGLYLTGASTHPGGGVFGASGHNTARVLLKDWRRLKKA